One window of Caldisericum exile AZM16c01 genomic DNA carries:
- a CDS encoding cell division protein FtsX produces MYRLFYVLRHTLLVLKETKKIAFITVLSLLVGMLALGSTYIIGTKLFQSSLTLKEKVRIVVFFKQNLNSSDVESSVSTIRSIDGVKSVTLTTPEQAKDEFIKIFPQYQGILTSLGRNPLPYSATVELNDISLGKRITDIIKDLQTVDVVVFSEDTANKINNLINVIYVIFLSVMLAVFAEFIFTVQNTTTLLLDYRRNDIRVLRLIGADAVFTFIPFTLIVVFLNLVAWVISYYLIGKVNELSTGIVQGIIPYATVSSNVNFNVTLFALLIFSVVSSLIGSLISVLRFRNVK; encoded by the coding sequence ATGTATAGGCTATTCTATGTATTGAGACATACACTATTAGTTTTAAAAGAAACCAAGAAAATTGCTTTTATTACTGTCCTATCGCTTTTGGTCGGGATGCTTGCATTGGGCTCAACCTATATAATTGGGACAAAACTTTTTCAGAGTTCCCTTACTTTAAAAGAAAAGGTAAGAATTGTTGTTTTTTTTAAACAGAACCTAAACTCAAGTGATGTTGAATCATCTGTTTCAACTATTAGGTCTATAGATGGTGTAAAATCTGTAACACTAACTACTCCTGAACAAGCAAAAGACGAATTTATCAAAATATTCCCTCAATATCAAGGCATTTTAACAAGTTTAGGAAGGAACCCACTTCCTTACTCTGCAACAGTGGAATTGAATGATATTAGTCTCGGTAAAAGAATAACAGATATTATAAAGGATCTTCAAACTGTTGATGTTGTAGTTTTTTCTGAAGATACTGCAAATAAAATTAACAACCTTATTAATGTAATTTATGTCATTTTTTTGTCTGTAATGCTTGCAGTTTTTGCCGAATTTATTTTTACAGTTCAAAATACCACTACACTTTTACTTGATTACAGAAGAAACGACATAAGAGTCCTTAGACTTATAGGCGCTGATGCAGTTTTTACATTTATTCCTTTCACATTAATTGTTGTTTTCCTAAATTTGGTTGCCTGGGTTATATCTTATTATCTTATTGGAAAAGTCAACGAATTAAGTACAGGAATTGTTCAAGGGATAATTCCTTATGCAACTGTTTCGAGCAATGTGAATTTTAATGTGACTCTTTTCGCGCTACTTATCTTTTCAGTTGTTTCTTCTCTTATAGGAAGCCTTATATCTGTTTTGAGGTTTAGAAATGTTAAGTGA
- a CDS encoding glycosyltransferase, with translation MQWRNKRFFSIIIPAHNEEAYIFETLSNLENLDYPQKEYEVIVVENGSKDKTNELIEEFVKNTKIKLLTLKLETSGVSIAKNIGASLTDEHSEWLIFLDADTHLHKDFLKELDDFVKKRKDAVIIVTSLKPLDNSFKARAWFNFYNFGRWVSQSSMSIQIVKKDVFGKIKFDESLTFNEDLTLIKNAKRFGKFYYLWTDKVYTSTRRFDKVGYLRQFIIWVWWNVIPENKRRKIQYPVIR, from the coding sequence ATGCAATGGAGAAACAAACGTTTTTTTTCGATTATCATTCCTGCCCATAATGAGGAAGCTTATATATTTGAAACATTGAGTAACTTGGAGAATCTTGATTACCCGCAAAAAGAATATGAAGTAATCGTCGTTGAAAATGGCTCAAAAGATAAAACAAATGAACTAATCGAAGAGTTTGTGAAAAATACAAAGATAAAATTGCTCACACTAAAGCTTGAAACAAGTGGTGTATCAATTGCAAAAAACATTGGTGCAAGCCTTACAGATGAGCATTCAGAATGGTTAATTTTTCTCGATGCTGACACACATCTACATAAGGATTTTCTCAAAGAATTGGACGATTTTGTAAAAAAGAGGAAGGATGCTGTAATAATTGTAACTTCGCTAAAACCGCTTGATAATTCATTCAAAGCAAGAGCGTGGTTTAATTTTTATAACTTTGGAAGATGGGTAAGCCAAAGTTCTATGTCCATACAAATAGTAAAAAAAGATGTGTTCGGAAAAATAAAATTTGATGAATCTCTAACATTTAACGAAGATTTGACCCTTATTAAGAATGCAAAAAGGTTTGGCAAGTTTTATTATCTTTGGACTGACAAAGTTTATACATCAACTCGTAGATTTGACAAAGTTGGATATTTACGCCAATTTATAATCTGGGTTTGGTGGAATGTCATTCCAGAAAACAAAAGGAGAAAAATTCAATATCCTGTAATAAGATAA
- a CDS encoding MogA/MoaB family molybdenum cofactor biosynthesis protein yields MGNLKLKVAVIIASDTRSKGINKDETIPLLKQFIEESGWEMVDASIVPDERDLLREKMIYYADTMKVDLILTSGGTGPAKRDVTPEATKDVIEKELPGFSEAMRMGTFKTVKTAILSRGISGIRNDTLIINLPGNPRGAIESLFVIKEAIPHCIEIMQGKGGSNGHDTK; encoded by the coding sequence ATGGGAAATTTAAAACTGAAAGTTGCGGTAATCATTGCAAGTGACACAAGAAGTAAGGGTATAAACAAAGACGAAACAATTCCGCTTCTAAAACAGTTCATAGAAGAATCAGGCTGGGAAATGGTCGACGCATCGATTGTCCCTGACGAAAGAGATTTATTACGAGAAAAGATGATTTACTATGCAGATACCATGAAGGTTGATCTCATTCTTACAAGCGGAGGAACGGGTCCAGCAAAAAGAGATGTAACACCTGAAGCAACTAAAGATGTAATAGAAAAAGAATTGCCTGGATTCTCTGAAGCAATGAGAATGGGAACTTTTAAGACAGTAAAAACTGCAATTCTTTCAAGGGGAATATCAGGTATTAGAAATGATACATTAATTATAAATCTTCCAGGTAATCCAAGAGGTGCAATAGAGTCGCTTTTTGTAATAAAAGAAGCAATACCTCATTGTATTGAGATAATGCAGGGAAAAGGAGGGTCGAATGGACACGATACTAAATGA
- a CDS encoding S1C family serine protease, giving the protein MEEFEHQERKSWIVYLIVGIIIGSIIGGIFGTFIVFKNPTLFPWVLNQTSQASTGSNQTTVQVPTNLIDIQNQVEEVANKISPAVVRIVSTTQVVSPFFLQVIPQQGLGSGVIIREDGLILTNNHVIADATKIEVTLSNGKTYKGQVLGSDPTSDLALVKINATNLPTATLGDSSKLKVGEFVVAIGNPYGLDHTVTFGVISAVERNIDTGDSTMYGVIQTDTAINPGNSGGPLVNLKGEVIGINTMIYQNAQGLGFAVSSNTAKKVIDSILKTGTVKWPYLGVQVTTMTQELANSYNIHYTEGAFVADVVVGGPAYMGGIRKYDIITAVNGKTIKTADDLISTIRNYSPNDRITVTVSRNGKLMDFQVVLGTR; this is encoded by the coding sequence ATGGAAGAGTTTGAACATCAAGAGAGAAAAAGTTGGATAGTTTATCTTATTGTGGGTATTATCATTGGAAGTATCATTGGTGGTATTTTTGGTACATTTATTGTTTTCAAAAACCCTACGCTTTTCCCATGGGTTTTAAACCAAACCTCACAAGCATCAACAGGATCAAATCAAACAACTGTCCAGGTTCCTACAAATTTAATAGACATACAAAATCAAGTCGAGGAGGTTGCAAATAAAATTTCTCCTGCGGTTGTAAGAATTGTATCAACAACACAAGTTGTCTCACCCTTCTTTTTGCAAGTAATTCCGCAACAAGGACTCGGGTCAGGAGTTATAATAAGAGAAGATGGATTGATTCTTACAAATAATCATGTCATCGCAGATGCAACGAAAATAGAAGTAACACTTAGCAATGGAAAAACTTACAAAGGACAAGTTTTAGGGTCAGATCCGACATCAGACCTTGCTCTTGTAAAAATTAACGCAACAAACCTTCCTACCGCAACATTAGGAGACTCTTCAAAATTAAAAGTTGGAGAGTTCGTCGTTGCAATTGGAAACCCATATGGTCTTGACCATACTGTTACATTTGGGGTTATTTCTGCCGTTGAAAGAAATATCGACACAGGCGATAGCACAATGTATGGTGTAATACAAACAGATACAGCAATCAACCCGGGAAATAGTGGTGGTCCACTTGTAAACCTCAAAGGTGAAGTCATAGGAATTAATACCATGATTTATCAAAACGCACAAGGGCTTGGGTTTGCTGTTTCCTCAAATACTGCAAAGAAAGTTATAGATAGTATCTTAAAGACAGGCACAGTAAAGTGGCCATACCTTGGTGTACAGGTTACAACAATGACGCAGGAACTTGCAAACTCCTATAATATCCATTATACCGAAGGGGCGTTTGTAGCTGATGTTGTAGTCGGTGGACCTGCTTACATGGGTGGCATTAGAAAATACGATATCATTACGGCAGTAAATGGAAAGACAATTAAAACTGCTGATGACCTTATCTCAACAATAAGAAACTACTCACCAAACGACAGAATAACAGTAACTGTTTCAAGAAACGGAAAACTTATGGATTTTCAGGTAGTGCTTGGCACAAGATAG
- a CDS encoding biotin--[acetyl-CoA-carboxylase] ligase encodes MEYFKTIATIFECDSTMDFARTVKYLINPPFVVRSYIQRSGRGQYGRVWSSSLGGLYFTEVLHLDNILGFSTFLSIPIIRVLKKYVNDVKVKWPNDIVIGRKKLAGILVEKSDFVYSGVGINISNEIDNEFIKTSTRLSDYAKVNETDLFYEILEEEERVIGEFFKNGFKNFVKEYNENLVFLRNEIEVESNGVIRGIVEGVGEYGELILRTKDKIEKIFSGTILNFYK; translated from the coding sequence ATGGAATATTTTAAAACCATCGCAACAATTTTTGAGTGTGATTCAACGATGGATTTTGCCAGAACTGTCAAATATCTAATAAATCCTCCATTTGTGGTAAGGTCGTATATTCAAAGATCAGGACGTGGTCAGTATGGAAGAGTTTGGAGTTCTTCATTAGGCGGTCTGTATTTTACGGAGGTACTGCATTTAGATAATATTCTTGGGTTTTCTACTTTTCTTTCAATACCTATCATTAGAGTTCTTAAAAAATATGTTAATGATGTCAAAGTGAAATGGCCAAATGATATTGTTATTGGGAGAAAAAAACTTGCAGGGATACTTGTAGAAAAAAGTGATTTTGTTTATTCAGGAGTTGGTATAAATATCTCAAATGAAATTGATAATGAATTTATCAAAACTTCTACACGTTTATCTGACTATGCAAAAGTTAACGAAACTGATTTGTTTTACGAAATTTTAGAGGAAGAGGAAAGAGTAATTGGCGAATTTTTTAAAAACGGCTTTAAAAATTTCGTAAAAGAATACAACGAAAATCTCGTCTTTTTAAGGAATGAAATTGAAGTAGAGTCAAATGGAGTTATCAGAGGGATTGTTGAAGGTGTAGGAGAGTATGGTGAACTAATTTTAAGAACAAAGGATAAAATTGAGAAAATATTTAGCGGGACGATCCTTAACTTCTATAAATAA
- a CDS encoding roadblock/LC7 domain-containing protein, giving the protein MDTILNELSKVEGVRGVAIVSTDGLIVEANLPQDLDPDAVAGMCATSFRNSVTTAKVLGSGKVKHVLIETEMDFIIFSSIGNGFLAVVSSRKVNLGFLRIKIDKAVKEIKEKMLEE; this is encoded by the coding sequence ATGGACACGATACTAAATGAACTTTCAAAAGTTGAAGGCGTAAGAGGGGTTGCAATTGTAAGCACAGATGGTTTAATAGTGGAAGCAAATCTCCCACAGGATCTTGATCCAGATGCAGTTGCAGGCATGTGTGCGACAAGTTTCCGGAATAGCGTAACCACAGCAAAGGTGCTTGGTTCAGGAAAAGTAAAACATGTACTCATAGAAACCGAGATGGATTTTATTATCTTTTCTTCGATTGGAAATGGATTTCTTGCAGTGGTATCAAGCAGAAAAGTTAACCTCGGATTTCTACGTATAAAAATAGATAAGGCTGTAAAAGAAATAAAAGAAAAAATGCTTGAAGAATAG
- the metK gene encoding methionine adenosyltransferase, whose translation MVRNEKKRFVTTESVAEGHPDKLADQISDKILDEIIKQDPNGRVACETYVTHGLIIVGGEITTSAWVDISEITRQTVKEVGYTSPKYGFDYRTCAVLNAVGRQSPDIARGVDKGGAGDQGIMYGYAIDETPQLMPLPIMLAHGLTQKLASVRKSGEPKNLAPFLGPDGKAQVTLKYEEGKAIEVTDVVISTQHTEELLDPRTDEMSNEARQLIIEHIAKQVIPSHLLTPNTRYHINPTGKFVVGGPQSDTGMTGRKLEVDTYGGLAPHGGGAFSGKDPTKVDRSATYMMRYLAKNVVKAGIAKECLIQVAYVIGETQPVSFMVDTFGTGIVPDSEIEKVLLKLVDLSPLGIIKHLDLRRPIYQKTAAYGHFGREEPEFTWEKTDLVDAIKAELRI comes from the coding sequence ATGGTAAGAAATGAGAAAAAGCGATTTGTAACAACAGAATCAGTTGCAGAAGGTCACCCAGATAAACTTGCAGATCAGATCTCAGATAAAATTTTAGATGAAATTATAAAACAAGATCCGAATGGTCGTGTTGCTTGCGAAACTTACGTAACACATGGCCTTATAATAGTTGGTGGAGAAATTACAACAAGTGCATGGGTTGATATTTCGGAGATTACCAGACAAACTGTAAAAGAAGTTGGTTATACTTCGCCAAAATATGGCTTTGATTATAGAACTTGTGCAGTCCTTAATGCAGTTGGAAGACAGTCCCCCGACATTGCAAGAGGAGTAGATAAAGGTGGTGCAGGTGACCAGGGAATCATGTACGGTTATGCAATTGATGAAACACCTCAACTTATGCCTCTTCCAATAATGCTTGCACATGGCTTAACGCAAAAACTTGCCTCAGTTAGAAAATCAGGTGAACCGAAAAATCTTGCACCATTCCTTGGCCCGGATGGGAAAGCACAAGTTACCCTCAAATATGAAGAAGGAAAAGCAATTGAAGTGACTGATGTTGTTATCTCAACACAACATACAGAGGAACTCCTTGATCCAAGAACAGATGAAATGAGCAATGAAGCAAGACAACTCATCATAGAGCATATTGCAAAACAAGTGATTCCTTCCCATCTTCTCACACCGAACACAAGATACCATATTAATCCGACAGGAAAATTTGTTGTAGGTGGTCCTCAATCTGATACTGGCATGACGGGAAGAAAACTTGAAGTTGATACCTACGGTGGTCTTGCGCCACATGGTGGTGGTGCCTTCTCTGGAAAAGATCCCACAAAAGTTGACAGATCCGCAACTTACATGATGCGTTATCTTGCAAAGAATGTAGTAAAGGCTGGTATTGCAAAAGAATGCCTTATACAAGTTGCATATGTTATTGGTGAAACACAACCAGTATCCTTTATGGTTGATACCTTTGGCACAGGTATAGTACCTGATTCTGAGATTGAGAAGGTGCTCCTTAAACTTGTTGATCTTTCTCCTCTTGGGATAATAAAGCATCTTGATTTAAGGCGTCCTATATACCAAAAAACAGCAGCATATGGACACTTTGGTCGTGAAGAACCTGAATTTACTTGGGAGAAAACTGATTTAGTAGATGCAATAAAAGCAGAATTAAGAATATAA
- a CDS encoding murein hydrolase activator EnvC family protein: MLSEIQGLNFKKISIKLLAIIFILTLMFNTNVVKSGLEEEQRKLAQYKAQLEQIKKNIVSIDNSTKEINSLIDSLSDEVSYLKEEIKKTQQKIDELNAQIKVKEIEIKNKEEEIAKRQKDLEEAVNLSYKLTAISPIELLYEGNDPESVYKRITYIGYISDYTKKLMEQAEQDKLQLQKFKSDLSKSEKEYEAVLKEKQEQENILLQEIDMKNRLLETLKQKKTYLLYKQSELEEEIKKEEELIQKLIEEQRKKGIYAGTFIWPVIGPVTSEFGMRFHPILHIMRMHDGIDIAVPTGTPVKASASGTIIATKWLEGYGNVVIVSHGQNFSTLYAHLKSFAVKEGQEVKQGQVIAYSDNTGWSTGPHLHFSIYKIDPETGKSMPVNPRNYLP; encoded by the coding sequence ATGTTAAGTGAAATACAAGGACTTAATTTTAAAAAGATTAGCATTAAATTATTAGCAATAATTTTTATCTTAACGTTAATGTTTAATACCAATGTTGTTAAATCAGGGCTTGAAGAAGAGCAAAGGAAGCTTGCTCAGTATAAGGCTCAACTTGAACAGATTAAAAAGAATATTGTAAGTATTGACAATTCAACAAAGGAAATCAATTCGCTGATAGACAGTCTTTCAGATGAAGTCTCTTATCTTAAAGAGGAAATTAAGAAAACTCAGCAAAAGATAGATGAGCTCAATGCTCAGATTAAAGTTAAAGAGATTGAAATAAAAAATAAGGAAGAGGAGATTGCAAAAAGACAAAAAGACCTTGAAGAGGCAGTAAATCTCTCATATAAACTCACTGCAATTTCTCCAATAGAACTTCTCTATGAAGGAAATGACCCTGAATCTGTTTACAAGAGAATTACTTATATAGGTTATATTTCAGACTACACAAAGAAACTGATGGAACAAGCAGAACAGGACAAACTTCAACTGCAAAAGTTCAAAAGTGATTTATCTAAATCAGAAAAGGAGTACGAAGCAGTTTTGAAAGAAAAACAGGAACAAGAAAATATTCTTCTTCAAGAAATTGATATGAAAAATAGACTTCTTGAGACTCTCAAGCAGAAGAAGACATATCTTTTATACAAACAAAGCGAGCTTGAAGAAGAGATTAAAAAAGAAGAAGAGTTAATTCAAAAATTGATAGAAGAGCAGCGCAAGAAAGGAATTTACGCAGGAACTTTCATCTGGCCGGTTATTGGCCCCGTAACATCAGAATTTGGCATGAGATTTCATCCTATTTTACATATTATGAGAATGCATGATGGTATTGATATTGCAGTGCCAACAGGGACACCCGTAAAGGCATCTGCTTCTGGCACAATCATTGCAACAAAATGGCTTGAGGGATACGGGAATGTTGTAATTGTTTCGCATGGTCAAAACTTTTCAACCCTTTATGCTCATCTCAAGAGTTTTGCCGTAAAAGAAGGCCAGGAAGTTAAACAAGGACAAGTTATTGCGTATTCTGATAATACCGGGTGGTCAACAGGTCCACATCTTCATTTCTCAATCTATAAGATCGATCCAGAAACTGGAAAATCTATGCCTGTTAATCCGAGAAACTATTTGCCGTAG
- a CDS encoding primosomal protein N' family DNA-binding protein: protein MGVAIEDAYLPFDLLFYEAPDFLDVEVGSRVLVPFGKKNKPKLAYVLKIVDTLPYQLSQDQIKNVISVVEKNLFSKEIAKLLLFVSENFLIPIHSLINKIYGTYVEGELVPIISVNDLKLFSEFRDSLKSQDKKNICDLLLEASPIPLSRLNEKSKVKVSYLKQFLREMDKKNLIKIEYKLPYPLNKLLVIKNEELFEELVHKKGVFKSVKNVLLRIKKNGAIQYGEAIYKIRNGLAILESLLKEGVIEEIDENDENDEKIFPLIIRENPKRLIIDGGNLKERVSYISNLVKSEIHESESVLVVVNEIALIKRLSELYEGNFPGLVFGYTGKEKSEIKRQLRLGKRIIISTPFSLFTDMPNLRFIVVEDASSKYHIPHEYLQFDTRIVAYKKSELENASIIFSTYSIDDIIYYFQKEKGFELVEIKNLKKQNKRIIDMRRELKSENLSPLSRYLESKIKKAISSNGNVALILNRKPYSTFIVCGECGYVHRCPVCESPLYFDKEMNLLFCPVCGHTEEPIEKCPRCGSLSLLYLGYGIQKLSNSLRNAFKDTNLVVIEGGSEVIYDSKKFEKTIFLGTEAMFSHLNFENISFLAFVSADTFLNGSEINTSFEALKYLREGAFETYPNDIFIQTYEMENYIIENFKKDDELEFIKLELSFRKELNYPPFAFLYEFRLNSNDIYPIFKIHVQDTKIYGPVRKLYQNENVYELSIRTQIIPKELYSIFTDSFCKKIIGARVFPAPIIVNRNPED, encoded by the coding sequence GTGGGGGTCGCAATAGAGGATGCATATCTTCCTTTTGATCTTTTATTCTATGAGGCCCCCGATTTTTTAGATGTTGAGGTTGGTTCAAGAGTCCTTGTACCCTTTGGTAAAAAGAATAAGCCAAAACTTGCTTATGTCCTTAAAATTGTCGATACTCTTCCTTATCAATTATCTCAGGATCAAATAAAAAACGTAATTTCTGTTGTAGAAAAGAATCTTTTCTCTAAGGAAATTGCAAAACTTTTGCTTTTTGTTTCTGAGAATTTTCTCATACCGATACATTCACTTATAAATAAGATTTACGGAACCTATGTTGAGGGAGAATTAGTTCCAATTATAAGTGTAAATGACTTAAAATTGTTTTCCGAATTTAGAGATTCCCTAAAATCTCAAGATAAGAAAAATATTTGCGATTTGCTCCTTGAGGCATCTCCCATTCCGTTAAGTCGACTAAATGAAAAATCTAAAGTCAAAGTGAGTTACTTAAAACAATTTTTAAGGGAGATGGATAAGAAAAACCTTATAAAAATTGAATACAAGCTTCCATACCCATTAAATAAACTGCTTGTGATTAAAAATGAAGAACTTTTTGAAGAGTTAGTTCACAAAAAAGGTGTTTTTAAATCTGTTAAAAATGTACTCCTCCGAATTAAGAAAAATGGAGCTATCCAATATGGCGAGGCTATATATAAAATAAGAAATGGTTTAGCAATTTTGGAATCACTTCTAAAAGAAGGAGTTATTGAAGAAATTGATGAAAATGATGAAAATGATGAAAAAATATTTCCCTTGATAATTAGAGAAAATCCTAAAAGATTGATAATTGATGGTGGAAATTTAAAGGAAAGAGTTTCCTATATTTCTAATTTGGTAAAAAGTGAAATTCATGAAAGTGAGAGTGTATTAGTTGTTGTAAATGAAATCGCTCTAATTAAAAGGCTAAGTGAACTTTACGAAGGCAATTTTCCCGGATTAGTATTTGGGTATACAGGCAAAGAGAAAAGTGAGATTAAAAGGCAGTTAAGATTAGGTAAACGCATCATTATTTCAACGCCATTTTCTTTATTTACAGATATGCCCAATTTACGGTTCATTGTTGTTGAAGATGCTTCGTCAAAATATCATATCCCTCATGAGTACCTTCAGTTTGATACAAGGATCGTTGCCTATAAAAAGAGTGAGCTTGAAAATGCTTCTATTATTTTTTCAACTTATTCAATAGATGATATAATTTACTATTTTCAAAAAGAAAAAGGATTTGAACTTGTCGAGATTAAAAATCTAAAAAAACAGAATAAACGAATCATAGATATGAGAAGAGAGTTAAAATCGGAAAACTTGTCGCCACTTTCTCGTTATCTTGAAAGCAAAATTAAAAAAGCAATATCATCAAATGGAAATGTTGCACTTATTCTAAATAGAAAACCTTATTCTACTTTTATTGTTTGCGGGGAATGCGGATACGTTCACAGGTGTCCTGTTTGCGAAAGTCCTCTATATTTTGATAAAGAAATGAATTTACTTTTCTGTCCTGTTTGCGGGCACACTGAAGAACCAATTGAAAAGTGTCCTCGCTGCGGAAGTTTGTCCTTACTTTATTTAGGTTATGGTATTCAAAAACTTTCTAATTCTCTTAGAAATGCATTTAAGGATACGAATCTCGTTGTTATCGAAGGCGGAAGCGAAGTAATTTATGATTCAAAAAAATTTGAAAAGACAATTTTTCTTGGCACTGAAGCAATGTTCTCGCATTTAAATTTTGAAAATATAAGTTTTTTAGCATTTGTAAGTGCAGATACATTTCTTAACGGAAGCGAAATTAATACGTCTTTTGAAGCTTTAAAATATTTAAGAGAAGGTGCTTTTGAAACTTATCCAAATGATATTTTTATTCAAACATACGAAATGGAAAACTACATAATTGAAAATTTCAAAAAAGATGATGAGTTGGAGTTTATTAAACTTGAATTATCTTTTAGAAAGGAGTTAAATTATCCTCCCTTTGCTTTTCTTTATGAGTTTCGATTAAATAGTAATGATATTTACCCTATATTTAAAATACATGTGCAGGATACAAAAATTTATGGCCCTGTGAGGAAGCTATACCAAAATGAAAATGTATATGAATTAAGTATAAGAACGCAAATTATACCTAAGGAACTTTACAGTATTTTTACAGACTCTTTCTGCAAAAAAATTATTGGAGCAAGAGTTTTTCCTGCCCCAATAATCGTAAATAGAAATCCTGAAGATTAA
- the coaBC gene encoding bifunctional phosphopantothenoylcysteine decarboxylase/phosphopantothenate--cysteine ligase CoaBC, translating to MRRKEIGNKVLLAVTGGVAAYKSLEILRLLVKKGINVKVVITRGGERFVTPFSFLSLGAEEVYTDNDQFSIINGSSIHLALSRWSDLIAVVPATADFIAKVASGISDSLLLTTLLASKKPVIVAPSMNENMLLHPATQRNIEILKGFGYKIIEPDEGFLADLAKGKGRLKDPEDIFEEILVELTPKKLKGLKVLVTCGATREYIDPVRFITNGSSGKMGIAFAKVARRFGADVTLIAAHTTEKLPMGMKILRVDKTEELFEVVTDEVKKCDLLIMAAAPSDYRPEEMLHNKLPKLPELTIKLVSTVDVLKEASKYKDNKIFVGFALQTNNIIENAKKKLEEKNLDYVLGNSIENIGSDLGKVILMDRFGNISEFEGDKESIAEFVLSKIFKF from the coding sequence ATAAGGAGAAAGGAAATAGGGAATAAAGTACTTCTTGCTGTAACTGGTGGAGTTGCAGCGTACAAATCACTTGAAATTCTAAGGCTCCTTGTAAAGAAAGGCATAAACGTTAAAGTAGTTATTACAAGGGGCGGAGAGAGATTTGTTACACCTTTTTCTTTTCTTTCACTTGGCGCAGAAGAGGTATATACAGATAACGACCAATTTTCTATTATTAACGGGTCTTCTATACACCTTGCACTTTCAAGGTGGTCAGACCTAATTGCAGTTGTTCCTGCTACCGCTGACTTTATTGCAAAAGTTGCTTCAGGAATTTCTGATAGTTTGCTTTTGACTACACTTCTTGCTTCGAAGAAACCTGTGATTGTTGCTCCTTCGATGAATGAGAACATGCTTCTTCATCCTGCAACCCAGAGAAACATTGAAATTTTAAAAGGCTTTGGCTATAAAATTATAGAGCCAGACGAAGGGTTTTTGGCGGATCTTGCAAAAGGTAAGGGTCGTCTTAAAGATCCAGAAGACATTTTTGAAGAAATTCTTGTTGAGTTAACTCCGAAGAAATTGAAAGGATTAAAAGTGCTTGTAACATGTGGTGCAACAAGAGAATACATAGATCCAGTTAGATTTATTACAAATGGTTCTTCTGGCAAGATGGGTATAGCGTTTGCAAAAGTTGCAAGAAGGTTTGGAGCGGACGTAACATTAATTGCAGCACATACCACAGAAAAATTACCAATGGGCATGAAGATTTTGCGGGTTGATAAAACTGAGGAACTCTTTGAAGTAGTTACAGATGAAGTAAAGAAATGTGATTTACTCATTATGGCGGCAGCACCTTCAGATTATAGACCAGAAGAAATGCTACATAACAAATTACCGAAACTTCCTGAACTAACCATAAAACTTGTTTCAACTGTTGATGTTTTGAAAGAAGCATCGAAATATAAAGATAACAAGATATTTGTTGGCTTTGCGCTTCAAACAAATAATATTATTGAGAACGCAAAAAAGAAATTAGAAGAAAAAAATCTTGATTATGTTTTAGGAAATTCGATAGAAAATATTGGAAGCGATTTAGGTAAAGTTATTCTGATGGATCGATTCGGAAATATTAGTGAATTTGAAGGTGACAAGGAAAGTATAGCAGAGTTTGTTTTGTCAAAAATATTTAAATTTTAA